From Paraburkholderia sprentiae WSM5005:
TTGCGACAGCGCCGGCAGTCACGCATGGTCCTATCCGAACGACATGCTGCGGGGCGTATCGGTCGGCGCGCCGCCCGACCTCTTCAACCAGGCCGGCCAGTCGTGGGGGCTCACTACGTTCTCGCCGCGCGCGATGCGCACGCAAGGCTTCGCCGCGTTCATCGACATGCTGCGCGCGGCGTTCGCCCATGCCGGCGGGATCCGCATCGATCACATTCTCGGCTTGCGGCGCTTGTGGCTCGTGCCGGAAGGCGAAAGCGCGCGCAATGGCGCGTATCTGCGCTATCCGCTCGAAGACCTGCTGCGGCTGATCGCGCTCGAATCATGGCGGCATCGTGCGATCGTGATTGGCGAGGATCTCGGCACCGTGCCGCCCGGTTTTCGCGAGCGGCTCGACGAGCACGGCATCGAGGGGATTCGCGTGCTGTGGTTCGAAGGCGCGCCCGACGGCAACGGCTTCAAGGCGCCAGCCGATTGGGATCGCAACGCGGTCGGCACGACGACCACGCACGATCTGCCGACCATCGCCGGCTGGTGGCGCGGCAGCGACATCATGTGGCGCAACCGCATCGGCCAGACGATGGCGCGCAGCGACGGGCGCGACCCCGAGGAAGCGGCGCTCGAAGAGCGCGCGCAACAGCGCGCCGACTTGTGGCGCGCGTTCCAGCAAGCGGGCGTGGCCGCACCCGACGTCGCGCCGCCGGGCGCCGACGACCCGCCGGTCGACGAAGCGCTCGCGTTCGTCGCCGCGACGCCAGGGCCGCTCGTCACGTTCCCGCTCGAAGACCTGCTCGCGCTCGCCGAACAGCCGAATCTGCCGGGCTCGATCGACGAGCACCCGAACTGGCGCCGCCGCATGACGCTGCCCGTCGACGCGATGTTCGACGACCCCGTGTTCACTGATCGCCTGCTGGCCGTCGACGGCGCGCGCCGCGCCGCCGCGCCGTCATCCAACCCTTCCGCGGAGCCTGACACGCCATGACCGTTCCACGCTCCACGCTGCGCCTCCAGTTCCATCGAGGCTTTACGTTCGACGACGCCGCGCGGCGCGTCGAATGCTTCGCCGCGCTCGGCATCAGCCATCTGTATGCGTCACCGATCACGACGGCCGAGCCCGGCTCGATGCACGGCTACGACGCCGTCGACTACACCCAGGTCAGCGCCGAATACGGCGGCGAGGCGGGCCTGAAGCGCCTCGTCGACGCGCTGCGCGCGCACGACATGGGGCTCATCGTCGACATCGTGCCGAATCATATGGGCGTCGGCGGTTCGAGCAACGCGTGGTGGCTCGACATTCTCGAATGGGGCCGCCACAGCACCTATGCGCGTCATTTCGACGTCGACTGGCATTCGCCCGATCCCGCGCTGCGCGGCAAGGTGCTGCTGCCGACGCTCGGCGCGTCGTACGGCGAAGAGCTGGCGGCCGGCCGCATCGGGCTGCATTTCGCACCCGACGGTGGACGCTTTTATATCGGCTATGGTCCGCACGTGTTCCCGGTCTGTCCGGTCGATTACGCGGCGATCCTGCAAGGCGCCGACCGTGCCGATCTGAGCGCGCTCGCCCATCGCTTTCAGGGACTCACGACGCAGCCCGCCGATCAGCCGCGCGCCGCCGAGGCGCGCGACGCGCTGCGCGAGTTCGTCGAGCGCGAGGGCGAGTCGGCGATCGAGTTCGTGCTACAGACCTACGCGCCCGAAGACCCGCTCACGCGCGACCGGCTGCATCGGCTGATCGAGCGGCAGCATTTCCGGCTCGCGTGGTGGCGCACCGCCTCCGACGAAGTGAATTGGCGGCGCTTCTTCGACATTTCGACGCTCGCCGCGGTGCGCGTCGAGCGGCCCGAGGTGTTCGAAGCGGTGCATGCGCTGATCTTTCGCCTCTATCGCGAAGGGCTCGTCGACGGCTTGCGGATCGATCACATCGACGGGCTCGCCGAGCCGCGCGAATACTGCCAGCGTTTGCGCCAACGGCTCAGCGAGCTGCGCGACACCGCACCGTACGTGGTGGTGGAGAAGATTCTCGGCCGCGGCGAGCCCTTGCACGACGACTGGCCCGTCGACGGCACGACCGGCTACGACTTCATGAACGACGTCGGCGCGCTGCTGCACGATCCGGCCGGCGCCGAACCGCTCGCGCGCACGTGGGCCGAGATCACCGGCCGCAGCGCTAGCTTCGCCGATGAAGCGCGCGCCGCGCGCCGCAAGATTCTCGCGGAGAACCTCTCCGCGGAACTGGACCGCGCGGCGCGCGCGCTGCATCGCATCGCACGCGATTCGCTGAGCACGCGCGACTTCACCTACACGACGCTGCGGCGCGTGCTGGTCGAACTGGTCGTGCATTTCCCCGTGTACCGCATGTATCCGCAGAACGGCCTGCGCAGCGCCGCCGACAACGTCTATTTCGAGCAGGCGCTCGACGGCGCACGCGCTTCGCTGCCGCGCTCGGACCATGCGGCGCTCGAGCGCGTGAACGCGTGGCTCGGCGGCAGCACCGAGGACGCGCCGCCCGCACGGCCTGGCGCCCAGTCGCAGCAGGCCCAAGGCGGTGCGCCGCCGCCGCATGCGGGTTCGTCCCGGCGCAGCGCACAAACGCTGTTTTCGCAGCTGAGCGCACCGCTCGCCGCCAAGGCGATCGAGGACACCGCGTGCTATCGCTACGGGCGTCTGCTGTCGCGCAATGAAGTCGGCTCGGACCCGGGCGAATTCGCGCTGTCGGTCGAGCAGTTTCACGCGGGCAACCTCGAGCGCGCGCAACGTTTTCCGCATGCGATGCTCACGACCGCCACGCACGATCACAAGCGCGGCGAAGACGTGCGCGCGCGGCTCGCGGTGCTCAGCGAGATCGCCGATGAGTGGGGTGCAACGTTGCGCGCATGGTCGACGTTGAACGCGCCGCAGCGTCGCGCGCCCGACGGCACGCCGATCAGCAGCGTGAGCCAGGACAAGAGCGACGCGTGGGCCCCCGGTCCCGCCGCCGAAGCGATGCTGTATCAGACGCTGGTGGGCTGCTGGCCGCCGGCGCTGCGCGCCGACGACGAAGCCGGCGTCAACGAGCTGGCCGAGCGCGTCGCGCAATGGCAGTTGAAGGCGCTGCGCGAGGCGAAGCTGCAAACCAGCTGGCTCGCACCCGACGAAGCCTACGAAGCCGGCTGCCGCGAGTTCCTGTTCGGCATCCTCGCGCCGCAACGGCGCGACGGCTTTCTGAAGGAACTGTCGGCGTTCGTCGAGCGCATCGGTCGCGCGGGCGCACTCAACAGCTTGCAGCAGACAGTGCTGCGTCTCGCGTCGCCTGGGATCCCTGATCTTTATCAAGGCACCGAGCTGTGGGACTTCAGCCTCGTCGATCCGGACAATCGGCGGCCAGTGGATTTCGCCACACGCGAGATGTGGCTGCCGCAAACCCAAACGCCGCCGTCGGAATTTCTCGCGGACTGGCGCAACGGCCGCGTGAAGCTCGCGGTGATCCAGCGCGTGCTGGCGTTGCGCGCGCATCTGCCGGAGCTGCTGAGTCAGGGCACCTATCTGCCGCTGACGGTGCGCGGCGTGCATGCGTCGAGTGTGATCGCGTTTGCGCGGCGCCATGGCAATGCATGGGCCGTGGTGATTGCGAGCCGGTTGGCGACGGGGTTGCTTGGCTCTGACACCGATCTGCCGCTCGTCGAGCCGGCGCAATGGGCGGATACGGCGATCGAAATGCCACCCGATCTGTCGGCGCGCGCACTGTTCGACTGGCTAAGCCCCGCCGCGCCGAAAGTCGACGATCACGGCCTGCTGTGTCTGCGCGACGCGCTCGCCGCGATGCCGGTCGCGGTGCTGATGGAGGATGGGGTGCCTCGAAGCTGAGGCGGCAAAAAACGGTTGAGGCTTCGGTTGGCTCGGGCCTCAACCGCCCTCGTCGTCGAACACCTTCGGATACACGCGCACGAGCACGATGCGCGGCCCCTTCATCTTCTTGACCACGACGTCGAAGTCTTCGAACTCGACGCGTTGCCCTTCGTCCGGCAGATCGTTGAGCGCCTGGATCACGAGCCCGCCGACCGATTCGGCCCTGCCTTCGTCGATGTCGATGCCCAACGCGCGTTCGAGCGACACCACCGGCAAGCTGCCCTTGCCCATCAGCGTGCCGTCGTCCATGCGCGTCCAGTCGGCGTCGCCCTGACGGAACTCGTCGTGGATCTGCCCGACGAGCGCGCCGAGCAGGTTGTCGAGCGTCAGGAAGCCGATCGGTTTCGCGTTCTTATGGCCGACCAACGCGAAGTGCGGTGCCCCCTTGCGAAAGCGCCGGAACAGCTCGAGCGCCGGCATCTCGGGCTTCACGTACTGCACGGGCCGCACGTAGCGCGACAGGTCGTCGAGCGTGCTGCCCGCCTGGCGCGCGAGCAGCAGGTCCTTCAGGTGGATCATGCCGGCCACGCGCTCGCCCAATGCATCCTCGAACAGCGGATAGCGGCTGAAGCGGTGCCGCGCGACCACCTGCATGTTGTCGCGCAACGGCAGATCGCGCCGCAGGCCCACCATTTCATACGACGGCCGCATCAGATCCGATACGGTCATGCGCGAGAAGTCGAGCGAGTGCGCGATCGTATTCCATTCGTCCTGGCTGTACGCGCCGGTCGACGAACCGAGTTCGTTCGCGACGTTCGCGCGGCGGCCGCGCAGGATCAGCTTCAGTTCGTCGGTCGAGTAATGCGAATCGTGACCGTGCTCGCTGTCGAGCCCAGCGGCCTTCAGCACCATGTTCGCACTGGTGTTGAGCAGCCAGATGGCCGGGTACATCGTCCAGTAGAAAACGTACAGCGGCAGCGCGGCCCACAGCGAAATCTTCTCCGCCTCGCGGATCGCGAGCGACTTCGGCGCGAGTTCGCCGACCACGATATGCAGGAAGGAAATGCACGAAAAGGCGAAGAACAGCGAAATGCCGTGGATCAGGTTCTCCGACTCGACGCCGATCACCGTGAAAAGCGGTCTCAGCAGTTGCGCGAACGCCGGTTCGCCGATCCAGCCGAGCCCGAGCGACGCGAGCGTAATGCCTAACTGACACGCCGACAGATAGGCGTCGAGCTGCCCGTGCACTTTCGCGAGCAGACGTCCGCGCATGCCATGCTGGATGGCGAGGCCTTGCACGCGGGTCTGCCGCAGTTTGACCAGACCGAATTCCGCGGCGACGAAAAAGCCGTTGAGGGCAACCAGAAACAATGCACCGATAAGGGCGACAACCTGGATCAAAGCGACGGGCTCCGGCAACAAAAGTTGTCAGTATAGAGGCTGAAAGCTCGATGAAATATGGTTCGCGAGCTAACGCATGGGCTGCAGCGCTTATTTCGGCGTCGCCGCGCTCAACGGCACACGCAGCACGAGCGTGGCGGGGGTCGCGGTGTCGCTCTCCGCTCCGGTCGCATCGCTTTGCTCGAAGCTGCCGCCATGCGCCTCCGCGACGCGTTTGCTCAACGCGAACACCCACGCGATGCGCTTCGCCTCGCGCGGCTCGCAGGCTTGCTTGCGCGCGAACGCTTCGAGCACGTGCGGCAGTGCGGCGTCGTTCAATGCCGCGTGGTTCGGCTCGTAACTGACCCGTGCCTGCCACGTGCCGTTGTCCACGCGCGCGGCCAGTGCGACCTCGGCGCCACGCGCGCTCGCCTCGGCGGCGAACATCAGCATCAGCCACAGCGCGGCGGCGAGGCGAGCGCGGTCGCCGTTCAACTGCTCGGTGGCGAGTTGCGAGTCGAGCCGCACGTCGACGCCACGCGCGCGGGCGAGGCCGGTGCGGACTTCCTCGACGGTTTCGTCGAGCAGCGGATGCAGTGGAAACGGTTCATACGTGAGCGCGAGCGATTTCGTTTCGGCGCGCGTCGCATCGACGATCGTCTCGAGCAGCTTCACCTGCTGATCGACGCCGCTGCGAATGCCGGTGATCGCGCGCTGCGAGTTGGGGTCGTTCGCGTCGAGCTTGCGCTCGAGCACGTACGCCCAGCTGTGAATGGCATTCAACGGACCGCGCAGGTCGTGCGACACCAGCGACAGCACATGATCGCGCAAGAACAACGCGGTTTCCGCTCGGAGAAGCGCGCTGCGTTCGGAGATGACGAAGCCGGCTGACGCCGGCGGGGCGCCCGCAGTTCCGGTGGGTGACGTAGTCACGATCGAGTCCTCCCAGGCAATGCTGGGTGATGAAAGCAAG
This genomic window contains:
- a CDS encoding sensor histidine kinase, with translation MTTSPTGTAGAPPASAGFVISERSALLRAETALFLRDHVLSLVSHDLRGPLNAIHSWAYVLERKLDANDPNSQRAITGIRSGVDQQVKLLETIVDATRAETKSLALTYEPFPLHPLLDETVEEVRTGLARARGVDVRLDSQLATEQLNGDRARLAAALWLMLMFAAEASARGAEVALAARVDNGTWQARVSYEPNHAALNDAALPHVLEAFARKQACEPREAKRIAWVFALSKRVAEAHGGSFEQSDATGAESDTATPATLVLRVPLSAATPK
- the treY gene encoding malto-oligosyltrehalose synthase; translation: MTVPRSTLRLQFHRGFTFDDAARRVECFAALGISHLYASPITTAEPGSMHGYDAVDYTQVSAEYGGEAGLKRLVDALRAHDMGLIVDIVPNHMGVGGSSNAWWLDILEWGRHSTYARHFDVDWHSPDPALRGKVLLPTLGASYGEELAAGRIGLHFAPDGGRFYIGYGPHVFPVCPVDYAAILQGADRADLSALAHRFQGLTTQPADQPRAAEARDALREFVEREGESAIEFVLQTYAPEDPLTRDRLHRLIERQHFRLAWWRTASDEVNWRRFFDISTLAAVRVERPEVFEAVHALIFRLYREGLVDGLRIDHIDGLAEPREYCQRLRQRLSELRDTAPYVVVEKILGRGEPLHDDWPVDGTTGYDFMNDVGALLHDPAGAEPLARTWAEITGRSASFADEARAARRKILAENLSAELDRAARALHRIARDSLSTRDFTYTTLRRVLVELVVHFPVYRMYPQNGLRSAADNVYFEQALDGARASLPRSDHAALERVNAWLGGSTEDAPPARPGAQSQQAQGGAPPPHAGSSRRSAQTLFSQLSAPLAAKAIEDTACYRYGRLLSRNEVGSDPGEFALSVEQFHAGNLERAQRFPHAMLTTATHDHKRGEDVRARLAVLSEIADEWGATLRAWSTLNAPQRRAPDGTPISSVSQDKSDAWAPGPAAEAMLYQTLVGCWPPALRADDEAGVNELAERVAQWQLKALREAKLQTSWLAPDEAYEAGCREFLFGILAPQRRDGFLKELSAFVERIGRAGALNSLQQTVLRLASPGIPDLYQGTELWDFSLVDPDNRRPVDFATREMWLPQTQTPPSEFLADWRNGRVKLAVIQRVLALRAHLPELLSQGTYLPLTVRGVHASSVIAFARRHGNAWAVVIASRLATGLLGSDTDLPLVEPAQWADTAIEMPPDLSARALFDWLSPAAPKVDDHGLLCLRDALAAMPVAVLMEDGVPRS
- a CDS encoding hemolysin family protein, with protein sequence MIQVVALIGALFLVALNGFFVAAEFGLVKLRQTRVQGLAIQHGMRGRLLAKVHGQLDAYLSACQLGITLASLGLGWIGEPAFAQLLRPLFTVIGVESENLIHGISLFFAFSCISFLHIVVGELAPKSLAIREAEKISLWAALPLYVFYWTMYPAIWLLNTSANMVLKAAGLDSEHGHDSHYSTDELKLILRGRRANVANELGSSTGAYSQDEWNTIAHSLDFSRMTVSDLMRPSYEMVGLRRDLPLRDNMQVVARHRFSRYPLFEDALGERVAGMIHLKDLLLARQAGSTLDDLSRYVRPVQYVKPEMPALELFRRFRKGAPHFALVGHKNAKPIGFLTLDNLLGALVGQIHDEFRQGDADWTRMDDGTLMGKGSLPVVSLERALGIDIDEGRAESVGGLVIQALNDLPDEGQRVEFEDFDVVVKKMKGPRIVLVRVYPKVFDDEGG